In Microvenator marinus, one genomic interval encodes:
- a CDS encoding efflux RND transporter periplasmic adaptor subunit, translated as MNIRTMIILAALVLWGCGGEGEKVSLPVDVEPAKPKVQTPNIGKIANGTGDINTNLTLAGTVETYRDAKVAAGVSGVVEKVLVEEGQVVKAGDVLVEIDPATYRLRVRQAEAARRRGEAQVAMLEKQFNRAKQLLDRNAATQADFDMISGQLEVARAGVAEAEVGVQMARNMLSDSKVSAPYDAVVTRVAVSEGDFAAAGPTALIELAEISRLRARIEVPESYLARVTIGQDITLRVPSAGKSLNAKVESINPLIKPGTRSFAALMELENTDLELRPGMFVEATIGGQR; from the coding sequence ATGAATATTCGAACCATGATAATATTAGCGGCTCTTGTGCTTTGGGGATGCGGAGGTGAAGGCGAAAAGGTGTCTCTTCCTGTTGACGTCGAACCTGCCAAACCGAAAGTACAGACACCCAACATTGGTAAAATTGCCAACGGTACTGGTGATATCAACACAAACCTCACGCTCGCCGGTACAGTCGAGACCTATCGGGACGCCAAAGTTGCTGCGGGGGTCAGTGGTGTTGTTGAAAAGGTCTTGGTTGAGGAGGGCCAAGTCGTCAAAGCAGGCGATGTGCTGGTTGAAATTGACCCGGCGACCTATCGACTCAGAGTTCGGCAAGCTGAAGCAGCGCGGCGACGTGGCGAAGCGCAAGTCGCAATGCTTGAAAAACAGTTTAATCGTGCCAAACAACTCCTCGACCGAAACGCGGCAACACAGGCGGATTTTGACATGATTTCTGGTCAACTTGAGGTTGCTCGCGCCGGGGTCGCCGAGGCAGAAGTTGGAGTGCAAATGGCACGAAACATGTTGTCAGACTCCAAAGTCTCGGCGCCGTACGATGCGGTGGTCACACGGGTGGCCGTCTCGGAAGGCGACTTTGCCGCTGCAGGTCCAACGGCACTGATTGAGCTCGCCGAAATCTCGAGACTTCGCGCCAGGATAGAAGTTCCGGAGTCATACCTTGCCCGGGTGACCATTGGACAAGATATCACGCTCAGAGTGCCGTCTGCAGGAAAGTCCCTGAACGCGAAAGTGGAGAGCATCAACCCCTTAATCAAGCCGGGAACCCGGTCCTTTGCAGCACTAATGGAACTCGAAAATACAGACCTAGAACTCAGACCGGGAATGTTCGTTGAAGCTACAATCGGAGGCCAGCGATGA